One Citrus sinensis cultivar Valencia sweet orange chromosome 5, DVS_A1.0, whole genome shotgun sequence genomic window, attgCCTAATCTACTAATCAAATAAATCCAAACTCCTTCAAGGATTTATCCCCTAATTTTTACCTCGTGAATTGAAGAACTGTTGTAATgggttatttaattaatgtttgttattaattgatttttttagcTCTACATAGTTCGCTGCAAAACTAATTTGAACCGAATTTCATAGCAAAAGAATTTTCAGAGATATAAAACGATTTGagtgattctttttttttttttcggttttGGACTAAAGGTTACCCAAATCTCTCTAATGTTCTGATACCTTCATCAAGATTGATGACATTACAATACTTTTATCAAAGTATACATCTCCCACGAGTttgctaaagttttatttttcgtGGTTAAACTCCATTAtagatttttatatgaatcCATTTTCCATAGGACCCTTTTGACTCTTCCAGCTATTGTGTGATTATTGCCTCGATGCCCTCGATGTTTACCATGGGATGGACCTTATTGCGTATCTTCACTTTCAATGTGTGAGCCTGAAAAATCTCATCAACTTAAAGTTTACAGCATATATAACAACAATCCTCAACAAAACACCAATATAAAATACTATACAATAAACAGCAAATTTCGGATTCATAATTTGGTAGAAGACATAAAAATGTACCCATACTCGTTGATTCTAACTTATAACAAGCATAACAGtgctttaaataataatcaacaaTCATTAACCAAGATGTTTCGctactttaaattttcaaaactcaaaaggaaaCGAGCAGTTCGTAAATTTTTTAACGcgataaagaaatatttatttgattttatttaactgaAAAGTTAGAGAGCTAAATAAAATGCCACGTTGGATGTTGATCATTGGGTGTACTCAAGATGGTTGATGGTGTGAATTGAGACAAATACAGGTCAAGGAGATCCCGTCCTCTTGTTTGACCGGCGGGAGTGGGGCAATTGCCTGCAAATGCATACGATCATAACAattgatcttaatttttcacataaaaaaatcCAAGTCATAATTAGACTTCCAATCATTACTTAgtataaaatgaataattatcACTTGTTTGTACATGGGAGTGCATGCATATGGTTAAACTACCATGAGTGGGATAGCCAGAATGAAAGACATTACAAGAATCAATCTGAGCTTTGTATAGTTGCTACGACTCAGAACATTTGGTAAGGTACAGGTGGGTGAATGTAATAAgccacttctttcatattcaTCATTGATTGCTCTTGTTTTGTATGGATGTGCATGCATATTATTAAACTACCGTGAGTTTGAATCACAGGGCTGAAGGATACTCCAAGAACTAATCTAAAAGTTGATTGCTATATTTGATATTTCACTTGGAACAATTGGTAAAATATGCGAAAGTAATAAAGTGGTGAAAAATGAATGGTAATAAGCCACATGCAATCTCAATTAATAAGTTATATATAAGGATAAGATTCTATAAATTGTCGAAGTTAggataagtaaataattaaagaatctTCCGACATGATAATTACTGTTATCTCATTAATACTCAACAACCTCCAACGATCTTATCAATTTCACCTTTTCACGACCCTGTCAATCACACCTTTTCAGAGTATTACTTTCAGTCAAAACACCAATCAAATGCGAACAACAAAAACTATATCTATACTTTTATGAGATATACCCACGATCTTTCCCTAAATGCTTCAACAACCCAATTCACTTTCATTATTTACTTGGATGAAGGCATAAGAATCTAGCTCTCACTGAATGTGTGTGCGCGTATTAAACAGTTGTCTCTGAATTTATATGAAGCCATTTCCATTACATTCATTAGTGATTGCTCCTGTTTAGGTacaaatgtatatatatatatatatatatttgtgtgtgtgtgtgtgtgtgtgtgataaACCAGATTAACGGAGActataagaaataattaataccTGAGGGATAAAAGTCAGTCCATGGGGAAAAGTTGACGTCAATTACTTGTCCAAATTGAGGACGTTGCATATCATTATTGTCGTCCTCTAAACCATCTCTTCGGCTTATTTGACCATCAATATTCATATTGTGTCCCCGGAACATATTTAAAGGTGGCACCAATATTTCTGTTGCCTCTTGAGGCTCATCTCTGCAAAGcggaattgaaattaattgcaTAAAAAGGCAGTGAAGCATTGTAATAGTATGTTTTTAAACCAATTCcagaagaaaagaatatatatatatatataagaatgaAGCACCTAAGGGGAAGGAGGCCATTTGAATCCAAAATGTTAAGATTATGAACTTGTGAGTCTCTATGTGGAAGCCATTCCAAGATATTGTTTGGACTTTCTGTAACAAATCCGTTCATATGATCTGACGTTTCGGCTGGAGGAAGGTGTGCCTAGTTGCATTGGCAGCAACTAACTTCATGTTATGTTACCATTATTATGAAAGCATACATCATTTCAGATACATACCTGCGAAGTAGCTGGCGTGCTAGACGAATTACAATTTTCCTCCAAAAGATGCTGCtacaaatttcataagctccaatcacatatatatttatgttctCCAGccaaaatataattcaaacgaggagttatatatttatatcttAAATCTTAATCGCACCTTGCGTATGCGAACTTGTTTCAAAGTTTCCTCCAGGATTTGCTCCCGGTGCTTGATCTCGTACAATGTTGTCATTTCAGACGGATCTTCCTCAAATATCCTGGAAATTTTTATGCATATTAAGGTTAGGATTTCTAAATTGAAACTGTGCAAAGATTAGGGAATATATATACCTGAGACGTTTCTCCATGTTCTGTATTTGGGATTTACACTTGACGATTTCTTGTTGAACTTCCTGAATTTTGGATGAAGTGGGTTTCATCATAATAACTAAACAGCCGCAGATAAACGATTACAGATAGCTGGATGGAACTagattttcattcttaaaatACCTCAAGGTGAGAATCAGTATTCGTAGTTGGGTTGCTTTGcataaagaaaaaggaaggtTAGAAAGTGGAGGCAGAAATAAAAGTTGCATCAAGAGGAGGGGCAGAATCCGAACCTCGTTGCTTGATAAGTTTGGTTGGCCTCACTTCTTAACTTGCCGAGAGCCCTTTGTAGAAACTGCAAATAAAGTGCAATTACTGGATCATCATCTCGTACAAATTCATACGGCAGGCTTTAAATTAGATCAGACACTGACAAGGTTCCTGGCTTACCTCTTGATTACGCAGTCTTCAAGACAGAGATGCATGTATAGCACCAAATCAAGGAGAAGAACATGCATCAGAACAAATTAACTGAATAAATTGAAACCAGATATATGTGAGATACCCCAAGTACTTACCGTCCTCGCTCATGTTCGGGAAGATTGACATACCTTGCCAGAATCTCCTCCATgctttttaacaattaatacaCCAAAAAGAAGCTATTTTAggttagttaaaaaaaaattatatttctgAAATGATGAAGTGGGTGTCGAGCTCACCTTTTGTTTCCAGAGAAGAGGCTGACTCTTCCAGAAGGGGAGAACATGATGAGAGCCACATCAACATCACAGAGGACAGAAAGTTCATAAGCTTTCTTGACAAGCCCATTTCTCCTTTTTGAGAAAGTGACCTGCCTATTTGTTGTGTTCTCAATCCTCTTGATCTGCACCTTCACTCTTCCCATATCTCTTTCTTGTTTTAGCAAAATCTATGGTCTATACGCttgaattaatttcaattttcaagatGACACAATAGCTAGTGAGGAAAAGGTACACAAATAAATCTTGAACTCTCCGCATATATACGCGctcaaacacacacacacacacacaagaGATTATATTTAGTGAGAAAATAAGGGAGcaaagaaggaagaaaaacGTGATGTACTCTTGTCACCATCAGGCGAATTAAAGAAGATGACATGAGAGAGAAAGCGGTGTATGGCGGAATCTGGGTTACCAGGAGCGGCGTTGAATGTATAAACATAAGtgtcaaaatatataaatagagagagagagatgagaTGATTCGtgaatgtttttcttttctttgctttATTAGCAtttatttctcctttataCTATTAGAGTCGATTAGGCACACTATATTATCATCACATTAGGACTTGCGTAATCTCGTATATCCTCAAATTGGGAAGTTGAATCAACAGCGGCACTAATACTTCATGACTTATCTTGAACTCTTCAACCAATTTGTGAAAAATTTCgagtatatttttaattcctttCATTCGATTCTTAATTTCATGTGAACTCTGTAACTAATCATGCATGCAACCAAATGCTTGTTTCTAGAAAGATCTTTTAGTCAAAATATCAGTAAGTTATTCTACTTAAACATGAGTGGAGCTGAACTGGAAAGAGTTTGAATGTtgtcaaattaaatatcaGTAATGATATACTTAAAATACATGGAGCAGGTTTCAAATgcctaaattaataaaaatacattttaatatagtCAAAATATCTGTAAGGTCATTTTATCTTAAACAGAGTAGGATTGAGAtgttaaaattactaaaatagtGTAGATCATAACTTTTTAGATTATTGAAAAGACATAAATAtctctattttaaaatataataggaTTGAAGTACCAAAATTATTGAGAAGACATTTTAGtatagttaaaatattaattaataacctTACTTTTACCTTAAACAAAGTAGGTAAATTGAGAAAGTCTAACCTGTCTAAACTAttgaaagatttaaatatctcaatcattatatttaaaagTCTCAAATAAGGAAATGCTTGTGAAAATCAAAGGTATATATACAATAAGCCAAGAAACCAACAGAATCACGATTTATTAAGCACAGAGAGAATGTATGTCGCAGCTAATCCCAAAAAAGGATTATCACATTTGCATTTGCATCCTCAAAATGAACATAGATAATTAGATTTCAAATAGGTAATACCAAAAATCGATGCCAAATTCGAAATCTCACAAAAGGGTAGGTGTTGAATCTTGAACCAGTtgtatatacatacataatgGAGCGATTCATGCATAGCACGGATCCTAGAGGAGTGAAGAGACACAGATAAGAAGTTGAGAACAAGAACAAGCAAATAAGTTgtctttttcaatttgttgtGTTCGAGGTTAACAAGAGATGCGGCTGGGAGTGGAGTGGGTCGGTCCCAGAAAGCACGTGGGTTTTGTACTTTCAGTTATGTCTTCCTCGATTGACTACCCCACCGACCTCTGAAGTTAAAGCTACAAATCGCAACGTGTCATTAACTTCTCGTTTCCTTCGAACTCGAACCCATCGATTCTGCATGCTCTCACTCCCCCAAGGACAGCAAACACAAAGGGCTCCACCAGCTTCACTGAGGTTCTTGTTTCGCTCGTAATCTTGTGCTCTCTTCTCTTATCGGTTTTGTTGCTTGTGCTGTTATGCAACTAATTATGCATTTTACCAGAGTTCCACATATATCAGGAGATTCAAGATATGCATAATCCTTCTTCCATGAGATTCCCAGAGCAGAGAGCTAAGAAACATGTACTAAACCTTGAAAtcccattttccttttattccattttccaattcattATTTACTGAAGTGATCTGAAGCGGAGTAAAAGAAACTCACTTGTCTTGCTATTGTTATTTGGGCTCGTGTAAAGCTGGGTCTAACGAGAAGCTTTTGTATCGGCTGGGTACCGTTTtgttacaaatatattatgctaaaaatgataatagtaataaatactCGATCGGATATTTAAAAGGCCAAGAAGAAGATCAACGTGAATGAAAGATGTGAAAACAATTGGTGTATTACGTTTAGCGACGGAGGTTTTAAAATGAGTAAGGAACTCTGGATAGTGTGTAACAAACTTACACGCACCTAAATGGATCCAATAATAGGTTGCCACCTCATGAAGACTGTATAAGCataaatgaattggattttctttctccttccACCACCCCTTgttgttttataataataccatcccatttagtaaattaattaattaattaatttgtaattctgtcttaatttcattttccccgtaattattatctttaatgTTCTGTAGTCTGATTGCCTGAAATTTCGCTCCATTTCCTCTcactttcctttttcctttccaGTCATTTCTTATCCTctttcccccctttttttttcctattatgTGCAAACATTACTGCTGCTATTCttctcaaataataataataataataaaagaaaaagacaaacaaGACGGTCAATTGTTTtccttgttttattttgataacaaGGATTACTACGGAATtgtgtaaattattatttttattgcacATAAACCAATAAGGGAAATGGAATTATCATAACTCAtgattaatgttttatttggTATTGAGATATTATACCTTTTTTCTATTGAGAAAGAATTGTAactgtgaaataaaaattattattgtgtaGTAAGTATGaccttatataataattgtaataaaaacattaaagatGCTACTAGGGATGACAATTTTTCCCAATGGGATGAGATTGAGACATATTTTTgttccataaaaaaatttagggacGGGAttagaacattttttttatcccaattaCATATGCGGGACGGGAGTGGGATTGACAAATTTCGTCCCATCCCGTCTCATTATCGATTaagaatagaaaatttttcaattggGATGGAATCCCGCAGGATCCCATCTCTTTTGGGACGGGATTGAGACAtatttttatcccaaaaaaaatatagggacgGGATTGAGACGTTTTTTGATCTCATTTGCATATACGGGATGGAACTGGGATTGGTAAATCCCATCCCATCCCGTCCTATTGCCAACCCTAGATGTTACAGGTTTTTCATTATAATAGTAGTTGATTAAATCAACTTAACTcctaaaatacaataattaatgtttacaaaatattttaatactataatttttaaaataacgaCCAAAACTCAATATCGAactccaaaattaaaaaatgtatggCAACTGGCTGGGCCAAGATTGAAATTTTACGGCCCATAATAATTCTTCTTTCTTGTCCTTGATGGTTTGATATCCGAAACTTGTCCCTAAAAATGAAACCGCTTCTTTCATATTCATCATTGATGGCTCTTGACAGTAGGAATCTGCATGCATATGACTGAACTACTGATGaagagcaagaaattgaagaaatcctaattatatttaaatgtataatatttaggaatattttaattaatttgtattctagtttaatttggtttcttatttagagtcttattgtttaggtattgcttatttgggtaatattcctaatttaggcataagtcttattaaaataggttttctaatCATATTACGATAAGTCTTatttagtataaataagtgtcttttgtagcttttacaagcagagaattttgagttcaataatatttcaattttcaaatctctttgtgagtatttgaataGTTAATTCTCAGTATTCtgaatcaacgagtcttaacccctaagttcgcggtattcttttgaatcaacgtgaatttagttgttcttttattccggtattctctagaatcaacggaatattttgaacattaaacttccgctgcatcagcttggtatcagagccaaaacCTGGTATTACTCATCTAATCCCATCTACCACCAAACGTTTCCTttctcctttttgtttttttccatttagttaaaaaaaaaaaaaaacccaaacaaCACCAAAAAAgcataggaaaaaaaaagaaaaaaattatatcatgaTATCACAACATCGACGTGAAGATTTCATCTTGAGAGATGTTTTAGTTAAGATGTTGAGGATTTTGCGTTCAATTTCTCAAGATTTAGAGAAAATTCGAGATAGAAAATCTTTACACATAAAGCATGCATATGGATTTGATGACGTTGTTCACGATGATGGTTGTTATGAAGATAATGAGGAAAATAGTAACTTTGTTCCTTTCGATAATATTATTCCTTCCGAGGAGAATATTAATTGGCCATTCATGTCTACAACAAATCCTCAACACAAAGACATTGATTTGGATCAATCTCCGAAATTTGATGAGTATCTTGATATTGTGGGACGAAAAGAGGTAATTGTTCATCAATCTTTTGATATTGTggaggagagagagatagtTATTGATACAATCTCTTATTGTTCTCTTGATTTGccgaaagaagacaaaaagagttgtgatatttttcaacAGTTAGTggattataagaaaaaatcgTTTTTCCTTAACTATGTTGAAGTTCGACACGAACAATATGAGAAGACATTATTGGAGAAGTTGTTGatagaagaatttattttacgcCATTGGAGTGATTGGATGGACGTTAttacaaaagttggaaaatttaaagttcgTCGTCTATGTCAAAGCtctgttttaaaaattaatccttaTGCACATGAAGATGTTCTTGAAGATTACAATATACAAGATTCGAGGACGAATTTTCTCCAACCTGGCGGGAATGAtgcagagcaagaaattgaagaaatcctaattatatttaaatgtataatatttaggaatattttaattaatttgtattctagtttaatttggtttcctatttagagtcttattgtttaggtattgcttatttgggtaatattcctaatttaggcataagtcttattaaaataggttttctaatcatattaggataagtcttatttagtataaataagtgtcttttgtagcttttacaagtagagaattttgagttcaataatatttcaattttcaaatctctttgtgagtatttgaataGTTAATTCTCGGTATTCTGAATCAACGTAACCCCTAAGTTcgcggtattcttttgaatcaacgtgaatttagttgttcttttattccggtattctctagaatcaacggaatattttgaacatttaacttccgctgcatcaaCTACCGTGAGTTGAAAATAACAAGATAATGAAGCAATAGAGCATGAGTTGTTGCAGGCATTGAAGCAATTTTTGGTGACGTAAAAATGCCATGATTTCTCAACCTCATTGCTATACCTTGTAACAATACATGCTCTATTGCTTAGCCAACAATTTAATAAGGTTTGAATTGTACTAATGCCAAAAATTGATGCAAAATTTCGAAATCTTAAGAGTTATTGAAGCTTTTCTATTTTCATGCACTGATACATGCATATATCTTGAGGATTATGAGGACTTGgataattagaataatttaaagaattataaaatgaaagaagatgTAATCACCGATAGatggtgcgtttgggattgaggtgctgCAACTTTTAAGctgttgtggaaaaaaaaactgtaactatgaaataaaagttaataatatgtaataaatataaatttaaaataataattttaacaaaattattaaagatataatagatttttcattatacaagtgaaaaatcatattaatatatcttCCAAACTacagcagttagtgtttaccaaatattttagtgctgtatcttttaagttacagctacccaacctcaatcccaaacgcacccagAATCACAActaactaatttaataaatgggGTAGAAGCAGTATACAACAAGTGGGTTGGATTTAAACACCGCCTTAAATTATGATGGGCCGTAAGGCCCTTCGTGATGGGCTTTAAATCCATGACAATGAAAGAATAAGAGTGGAGCTCCCGGCACCCATCAACAACTCTAAATGAAGCTCCCACTTCTACTTGTGTAGCTCTAccttttatttgaaattttgaaaaggacaaaaatacttctaattaaattacacataatttctttttttttccttaaaaataatgacagacatgaaaagaaatatcaaaacctaaattaagataatagatctttaattaaattctattatcatctagaagaaattaatttacacagtaaatttactttttttcgtAATAAAACTCTTATcgttatataatatatttcattattgttttaatttattttgaatttattagaaaaattttagttttatcattttaggatttaactataaaaggatTCATGATTTGTAAGTATAAagacataattaaattcaaatttgtcCTCCTTATAGAAATTTCTCCaacaatgaaattataattacaaaaactaAGGTTTCATGAGGATATTAACGTGGGTGTCAATAGCATCACTCAAAACCTTACATTCAAATAAACCTAGGAAGAAACTTATTATACCTAACggtcagaaaaaaaaaaaaaaaaaaaaagaaagtttgtCATTCAATCCCCCGCCACCATTCTCAGCAGAGCTACTGGTTGAGTTGAAGCTACTGATAGTACTATGTTTGGCCACACACATGCTTTAGTAAACCTACTAGTCCTCTCTTCCAATTTCAAATCTTCACCGCAAATTTAGTAATATGTTGCTGCCTCTCTCTCTGGCTCTCCTACTCCCTAGTTACCTAGTAGACATGTTCAGGCCAGTCGTCTTATCTCCTCCCACTGGGCATCCTCAGCGGTGGCATAAAACTTGGGCTCGCCTGCTTGCTCCTCTTACCATATGGATATGTGGCATGTAATTTTGCATCTTCTGTTGCAATTCCTCTTGATGAAGTCATCACCATTCaatctaactttttttttttttttttccttttttccaaaatttgcaTGTTGCAGTTTCGGTAAGTCTG contains:
- the LOC102610761 gene encoding uncharacterized protein LOC102610761 isoform X5; the protein is MEEILARYVNLPEHERGRLRNQEFLQRALGKLRSEANQTYQATSNPTTNTDSHLEEVQQEIVKCKSQIQNMEKRLRIFEEDPSEMTTLYEIKHREQILEETLKQVRIRKQHLLEENCNSSSTPATSQAHLPPAETSDHMNGFVTESPNNILEWLPHRDSQVHNLNILDSNGLLPLRDEPQEATEILVPPLNMFRGHNMNIDGQISRRDGLEDDNNDMQRPQFGQVIDVNFSPWTDFYPSGNCPTPAGQTRGRDLLDLYLSQFTPSTILSTPNDQHPTWHFI
- the LOC102610761 gene encoding agamous-like MADS-box protein AGL104 isoform X3, giving the protein MGRVKVQIKRIENTTNRQVTFSKRRNGLVKKAYELSVLCDVDVALIMFSPSGRVSLFSGNKSMEEILARYVNLPEHERGRLRNQEFLQRALGKLRSEANQTYQATSNPTTNTDSHLEEVQQEIVKCKSQIQNMEKRLRIFEEDPSEMTTLYEIKHREQILEETLKQVRIRKQHLLEENCNSSSTPATSQAHLPPAETSDHMNGFVTESPNNILEWLPHRDSQVHNLNILDSNGLLPLRDEPQEATEILVPPLNMFRGHNMNIDGQISRRDGLEDDNNDMQRPQFGQVIDVNFSPWTDFYPSGSHIESEDTQ
- the LOC102610761 gene encoding agamous-like MADS-box protein AGL104 isoform X1 is translated as MGRVKVQIKRIENTTNRQVTFSKRRNGLVKKAYELSVLCDVDVALIMFSPSGRVSLFSGNKSMEEILARYVNLPEHERGRLRNQEFLQRALGKLRSEANQTYQATSNPTTNTDSHLEEVQQEIVKCKSQIQNMEKRLRIFEEDPSEMTTLYEIKHREQILEETLKQVRIRKQHLLEENCNSSSTPATSQAHLPPAETSDHMNGFVTESPNNILEWLPHRDSQVHNLNILDSNGLLPLRDEPQEATEILVPPLNMFRGHNMNIDGQISRRDGLEDDNNDMQRPQFGQVIDVNFSPWTDFYPSGNCPTPAGQTRGRDLLDLYLSQFTPSTILSTPNDQHPTWHFI
- the LOC102610761 gene encoding agamous-like MADS-box protein AGL104 isoform X4, encoding MGRVKVQIKRIENTTNRQVTFSKRRNGLVKKAYELSVLCDVDVALIMFSPSGRVSLFSGNKSMEEILARYVNLPEHERGRLRNQEFLQRALGKLRSEANQTYQATSNPTTNTDSHLEEVQQEIVKCKSQIQNMEKRLRIFEEDPSEMTTLYEIKHREQILEETLKQVRIRKHLLEENCNSSSTPATSQAHLPPAETSDHMNGFVTESPNNILEWLPHRDSQVHNLNILDSNGLLPLRDEPQEATEILVPPLNMFRGHNMNIDGQISRRDGLEDDNNDMQRPQFGQVIDVNFSPWTDFYPSGSHIESEDTQ
- the LOC102610761 gene encoding agamous-like MADS-box protein AGL104 isoform X2, yielding MGRVKVQIKRIENTTNRQVTFSKRRNGLVKKAYELSVLCDVDVALIMFSPSGRVSLFSGNKSMEEILARYVNLPEHERGRLRNQEFLQRALGKLRSEANQTYQATSNPTTNTDSHLEEVQQEIVKCKSQIQNMEKRLRIFEEDPSEMTTLYEIKHREQILEETLKQVRIRKHLLEENCNSSSTPATSQAHLPPAETSDHMNGFVTESPNNILEWLPHRDSQVHNLNILDSNGLLPLRDEPQEATEILVPPLNMFRGHNMNIDGQISRRDGLEDDNNDMQRPQFGQVIDVNFSPWTDFYPSGNCPTPAGQTRGRDLLDLYLSQFTPSTILSTPNDQHPTWHFI